One window from the genome of Paraclostridium sordellii encodes:
- a CDS encoding alanine/glycine:cation symporter family protein, producing MFNNLVTSLNNILWSYVLIALLLILGIYFTIKSNFVQFRYFKEMIKLLGASSTDKKKGQISSFQAFCISTASRVGTGNIAGIAIAITLGGPGSVFWMWLVALIGAASSFVESTLAQIYKVKDGDGFRGGPAYYIDKGLNNKFLSVTFSILITICFGFVFNAIQSNTVAEAFQSAFGLDKMFIGIVLAVLTTVVIFGGVHRVAKISEVIVPIFAVAYIIVSILVVGMNITKLPDILKLIIENAFGIKAIAGGGIGATILMGVKRGLFSNEAGMGSAPNAAATASTSHPVQQGLVQALGVFTDTIVICSCTAFIILTCSDYGSSNLSGIQLTQYALSSQIGSIGHYFIAICIFLFAFSSIVGNYYYGQSNIEYMTKSKSLLNVYRIFVIGMVIFGSLTAVEIVWNLGDLFMGFMAIINLFAIAKLSKFAFLALKDYSNQKKSGIKEPKFESSSIEGLIGCECWESKKDLTNDVA from the coding sequence ATGTTTAATAATTTAGTTACATCTTTAAACAATATTTTATGGTCGTATGTCTTAATTGCTTTATTATTAATCTTAGGTATTTATTTCACGATTAAAAGTAATTTTGTTCAATTTAGGTATTTTAAAGAAATGATTAAGTTGCTAGGTGCATCTTCTACAGATAAAAAGAAAGGACAAATTTCTTCATTTCAAGCCTTTTGTATAAGCACTGCATCAAGAGTTGGTACTGGTAATATAGCTGGTATTGCAATAGCAATTACTCTTGGTGGTCCTGGTTCTGTATTTTGGATGTGGTTAGTTGCCTTAATAGGAGCTGCATCTAGTTTTGTAGAATCTACTCTTGCCCAAATATATAAAGTAAAAGATGGAGATGGTTTTAGAGGAGGTCCTGCATATTATATAGATAAAGGACTTAATAATAAGTTTTTAAGTGTGACGTTTTCAATACTTATAACAATTTGTTTTGGATTTGTTTTTAATGCAATTCAATCAAATACAGTTGCGGAAGCTTTCCAATCTGCATTTGGCTTAGATAAAATGTTTATAGGTATAGTCTTAGCAGTTTTAACAACTGTAGTAATTTTTGGGGGAGTTCATAGAGTTGCTAAAATATCAGAAGTTATAGTTCCTATATTTGCAGTTGCCTATATAATAGTTTCAATACTTGTTGTTGGTATGAATATAACTAAACTTCCTGATATCTTAAAATTAATAATAGAAAATGCATTTGGAATAAAAGCAATTGCTGGTGGTGGAATTGGAGCTACTATACTTATGGGTGTAAAAAGAGGTTTATTCTCTAACGAAGCAGGTATGGGTAGTGCTCCAAATGCAGCAGCTACAGCGTCAACATCTCATCCTGTTCAACAAGGACTTGTACAAGCTCTTGGTGTGTTTACAGATACGATAGTTATTTGTAGTTGTACAGCATTTATAATTTTAACTTGTTCAGACTACGGTTCTAGCAATCTATCAGGTATTCAATTAACGCAATATGCACTTTCATCTCAAATAGGATCTATAGGACATTATTTTATAGCTATTTGTATATTCTTATTTGCATTTAGTTCTATAGTAGGAAACTATTACTATGGGCAATCAAATATAGAATATATGACAAAGAGTAAAAGCCTTTTAAATGTATATAGAATATTCGTTATAGGAATGGTTATATTCGGTTCTTTAACTGCAGTAGAAATTGTTTGGAACCTTGGAGATTTATTTATGGGCTTCATGGCTATTATAAACTTATTTGCTATAGCTAAGTTAAGTAAATTTGCTTTCCTTGCCTTAAAGGATTATTCAAACCAGAAAAAATCAGGTATAAAAGAACCTAAATTTGAATCTTCAAGTATAGAAGGTCTAATTGGTTGTGAGTGTTGGGAATCGAAAAAAGATTTAACTAATGATGTAGCTTAA